From Halobacteriovorax sp. GB3, a single genomic window includes:
- a CDS encoding polyphenol oxidase family protein encodes MANKVFEKQFENYTFTVFDDRPDFPVHEVNQVHGCDVVDASDDIQSADGLVANLEFNKPLAIKTADCLPIAIFGKNGVSMVHAGWRGVASKIILNQRIKDIEPELFIIGPHIQEDVYEVSEEFTENFQNSDSFSKKDGKIYFSLFKEISKQILTSYPDAFIFDCALCTFKDDKFHSYRLNKTTKRNWNVLLKNNMGEK; translated from the coding sequence GGCCAATAAAGTTTTTGAAAAGCAATTTGAAAACTATACTTTTACAGTCTTTGACGACAGGCCAGACTTTCCTGTTCATGAAGTTAATCAAGTTCATGGATGTGATGTCGTAGATGCTTCTGATGACATTCAAAGCGCAGACGGACTCGTAGCAAATCTAGAGTTCAATAAGCCTCTTGCCATCAAAACGGCTGACTGTCTCCCCATTGCAATCTTTGGCAAAAATGGTGTTTCGATGGTTCATGCAGGATGGAGAGGTGTCGCCTCCAAAATCATCCTCAATCAAAGAATAAAAGATATTGAACCAGAATTATTTATTATTGGTCCTCACATTCAAGAGGACGTATATGAAGTTTCTGAAGAATTCACAGAAAATTTTCAAAACTCAGACAGTTTCTCAAAAAAAGATGGCAAAATATACTTCAGTCTCTTCAAAGAGATAAGCAAACAAATACTAACGAGCTATCCAGATGCATTCATCTTTGATTGTGCCTTATGTACTTTCAAAGACGATAAATTTCATAGCTATAGACTCAACAAAACAACAAAAAGAAATTGGAATGTTCTTTTAAAAAATAATATGGGAGAAAAGTAA
- a CDS encoding vitamin K epoxide reductase/DsbA family protein encodes MITSKSLFRGSSVSIHALLMLLAASMIGVSIYLTNHYFAVKFPTGLAGSATLCDINSFFNCDTATNSPLSNIAGVPISVFGMLMGIFTFMGFVFKTDEMEGTIYQVLLLNLVGCVVLFLYSLIALGSLCPFCTLYYILSAAVFFIFFKYSNVRLIGPIPASSFAVVTLVVAGGFWFNISNKLERNDKVVASVISQFKALPNLGSLKEESPFRIASSSEKFEDAPIQITMFSDYQCPACKMLSEQAPKIAKKYQGKINIQYVFYPLDMDCNPSINRPMHPLACRAAYLTVCAGPEKFVKVHDDIFHNQASMDVDWINNYAKKEGVLDCLKKEETKKAVMDLIAQSNPFNVRSTPTMLINGVKIEGVLPLNQLYGILDDIVKNSK; translated from the coding sequence ATGATTACTTCAAAGTCGCTCTTCAGAGGGAGCTCTGTATCAATCCATGCATTATTAATGCTTCTCGCGGCATCAATGATTGGTGTTTCGATTTATCTAACTAACCACTATTTTGCAGTTAAGTTTCCAACAGGTTTAGCAGGCTCTGCTACTCTTTGTGACATTAATAGCTTCTTTAACTGTGATACAGCAACAAATTCACCACTATCGAATATTGCAGGTGTTCCAATTTCTGTTTTTGGAATGCTAATGGGTATTTTCACATTCATGGGGTTTGTTTTTAAAACAGATGAAATGGAAGGAACAATCTATCAAGTTCTTCTTTTAAACCTTGTAGGTTGTGTTGTTCTTTTTCTCTACTCTCTTATTGCTCTTGGAAGTCTTTGTCCATTTTGTACACTGTACTATATTCTTTCAGCAGCAGTTTTCTTTATCTTTTTTAAATATTCAAACGTAAGACTTATTGGTCCAATCCCAGCATCTTCATTTGCAGTAGTAACTCTTGTTGTCGCTGGTGGATTTTGGTTCAATATTTCTAATAAGCTTGAAAGAAACGATAAAGTTGTTGCAAGTGTTATTTCTCAATTTAAAGCACTTCCAAACCTTGGTTCACTTAAAGAAGAAAGTCCGTTTAGAATTGCAAGTTCTTCAGAGAAGTTTGAAGATGCTCCGATTCAAATAACAATGTTTTCAGACTATCAATGTCCTGCTTGCAAGATGCTAAGTGAGCAAGCTCCAAAGATTGCAAAGAAATACCAAGGAAAGATAAACATCCAATATGTTTTCTATCCACTCGATATGGACTGTAACCCTTCTATTAATCGCCCAATGCACCCTCTTGCTTGTCGTGCTGCTTACCTGACGGTTTGTGCTGGACCAGAAAAATTTGTCAAAGTACACGATGACATTTTTCACAATCAAGCTTCAATGGACGTCGACTGGATCAATAACTATGCGAAAAAAGAAGGTGTTCTCGATTGTCTTAAAAAAGAAGAGACAAAAAAAGCTGTTATGGACTTGATCGCACAATCAAACCCATTTAATGTACGTTCTACACCGACGATGCTTATAAATGGTGTTAAAATTGAAGGTGTTCTTCCACTTAATCAACTTTACGGAATTTTGGATGACATCGTAAAAAATAGTAAATAA
- a CDS encoding TatD family hydrolase, with product MGKNKKREIPTWDLPIIETHCHLDYLKDLPTQEILEKSKKSNIEKVVTIAVEPGNLDAVIAISNQFDNVYCTQGIHPHEAKKIDQTVLDKIVANLALPKVVAVGEIGLDYHYDNSPRQEQREFFEKQLQIAVDHDYPVVIHTRDADEDTVAILKNFSSSLKRKGVIHSFTSGMDLAKFCLDEGFHLGFNGIITFNSAQNVRNILDITPLERILVETDAPFLTPVPYRGRENAPYYLPFVIEKIAEVKNETIEEVLKKTYKNAFDVFKF from the coding sequence ATGGGAAAAAATAAAAAAAGGGAGATTCCAACTTGGGATCTCCCTATTATCGAAACACATTGCCATCTCGATTATCTAAAAGATCTTCCAACGCAAGAGATCCTAGAAAAATCTAAAAAATCAAATATTGAAAAAGTTGTTACAATCGCTGTCGAGCCGGGCAATCTCGATGCCGTCATTGCAATTTCCAATCAATTCGACAATGTCTACTGCACACAAGGAATTCATCCCCACGAGGCCAAGAAAATAGACCAAACTGTTCTTGATAAGATTGTCGCCAATTTAGCTCTTCCTAAAGTCGTAGCTGTTGGAGAAATTGGCCTTGACTATCACTATGATAACTCTCCTAGACAAGAACAGAGAGAGTTCTTCGAAAAGCAACTCCAGATAGCTGTTGATCATGACTATCCAGTAGTTATTCACACTCGTGATGCCGATGAAGATACTGTCGCCATTTTAAAAAACTTTTCGTCTTCACTAAAAAGAAAAGGCGTTATTCATAGTTTTACTTCGGGAATGGACTTAGCAAAATTTTGCTTAGACGAAGGCTTTCATCTAGGTTTTAACGGTATCATTACTTTTAATAGTGCTCAAAATGTTCGCAATATTCTCGATATCACACCGCTTGAGAGAATACTCGTTGAAACGGATGCCCCCTTTCTAACTCCCGTTCCCTATAGAGGAAGAGAAAACGCACCTTACTATTTACCTTTTGTTATCGAAAAGATTGCAGAAGTAAAAAATGAGACTATCGAAGAAGTCTTAAAAAAGACTTACAAAAATGCCTTTGACGTTTTCAAGTTCTAA
- a CDS encoding MATE family efflux transporter, which translates to MFKLTFSRLKELILFTLPLVIGQVGQMLFSIGDTFVAGRYSTEALSAIGVASAMVAPFVMVGVSTIFSVSSTAARLRGEGVNPHETPVWGSSLLLSFTLMVVLCGLLAIFTELVPMIGLNENIVANVQTYLRFVNVSLIPVYFFQIAKEYLQAFDKTIFANALIIFMNIVNLAMNYVLMFGIGPFPELGIKGAAIATIITRFIMAIVLMIYTYRVLPLEHHLKKESYFDLLKLGVPIGLGTLIEVLMFSTVTVLIGKMPVTVSAAHNIVLNIAGLTFMVPLAINGTAGVKVSYAFGKRDKELIRSYTLGCVFMTEAYMILMACVYFLIPEHLVALFTQDPQVIAYGAGLFFYVALFQIPDGLQITMWGVLRGLGMSKLPMIFSFFGYWLIAIPTGAYLAYKQGMLAAGLWAGLAIGLTIASLVLSYLYTYRMKQISMVLDYRES; encoded by the coding sequence ATGTTTAAACTTACTTTCTCTCGTCTTAAAGAACTGATTTTATTTACTTTACCTCTTGTTATCGGCCAGGTTGGTCAGATGCTCTTTAGTATCGGAGATACCTTCGTTGCAGGACGCTATTCAACAGAAGCTCTCAGTGCAATTGGTGTTGCCTCTGCTATGGTTGCCCCTTTTGTTATGGTCGGTGTTTCGACAATCTTTTCAGTTTCTTCTACGGCCGCGAGACTTCGTGGAGAAGGAGTTAACCCTCATGAAACTCCAGTATGGGGTTCAAGTCTTCTTTTAAGTTTCACTCTCATGGTTGTTCTTTGCGGACTTCTTGCGATTTTCACAGAACTCGTACCAATGATTGGACTCAATGAGAATATTGTTGCAAACGTTCAAACATATTTACGTTTTGTGAACGTTTCACTTATACCAGTTTACTTTTTTCAAATTGCTAAGGAATACCTACAGGCCTTTGATAAAACGATTTTTGCTAATGCACTCATCATTTTCATGAACATTGTTAACCTCGCCATGAACTATGTTCTGATGTTTGGAATCGGTCCTTTCCCAGAACTAGGAATTAAAGGGGCCGCCATCGCTACAATCATAACAAGATTTATCATGGCCATTGTTCTTATGATTTACACATACCGTGTTCTCCCTCTTGAACACCATCTCAAGAAAGAGAGCTACTTTGATCTTTTAAAACTCGGTGTTCCCATTGGTCTTGGAACCTTGATTGAAGTTCTCATGTTCTCAACGGTAACTGTTCTCATTGGAAAGATGCCTGTGACTGTTTCAGCTGCTCACAATATCGTTTTAAATATTGCTGGTCTAACTTTTATGGTCCCTCTTGCAATCAATGGAACGGCAGGAGTTAAAGTTAGTTACGCCTTTGGAAAAAGAGATAAAGAACTTATTCGAAGCTATACTCTTGGTTGTGTTTTTATGACTGAGGCCTATATGATCCTCATGGCCTGTGTCTATTTTTTAATACCAGAACATCTAGTCGCTCTTTTCACGCAAGACCCTCAGGTTATTGCCTATGGGGCAGGACTCTTCTTCTATGTTGCTCTCTTTCAAATTCCAGATGGACTACAAATTACAATGTGGGGTGTTCTTCGCGGGCTTGGAATGAGTAAACTTCCAATGATTTTTTCATTTTTTGGATACTGGCTTATTGCCATTCCAACTGGAGCCTATCTTGCTTATAAACAAGGGATGCTAGCGGCAGGTTTATGGGCAGGACTGGCCATTGGGCTAACAATTGCTTCTCTGGTTCTAAGTTATCTCTATACATACAGAATGAAACAAATTTCAATGGTTCTCGACTACAGAGAAAGCTGA
- a CDS encoding MFS transporter: MHNYKGNIPKIYAFRFFFMFLIIIPVIIPFYLSLNLSMSQIFILQAIMGFTVAVFEVPSGYLCDLWGRKKTMLLGSSLTAIGFIYLIFATTYELLIIHEIIIGIGLSMISGSDVSLLYDSLIQDEHSRENSSIALSNLQFSSALSETIASVVGGLLVKISFFTVITTHAFFACFPFFIALTLKEPPYQKMDNKSHKENTLKVLRHIFQSDKLLTLVFFNQIIWGLSTFTAVWIYQKHWSDHSIDLAYFGILWAAYNLTHGLVSKNVHFFEKRFGAPFLLVLMGLLPICGYFGLGALSGWFGVAVGFLFQVSRGITQVILKDALNWRTPSEFRATANSLVSLFFRLGFCLIGPLTGYLIDKQGMSFAMNSLAAFFILGFLVFLIPFIKMVRNQIPET; this comes from the coding sequence ATGCACAACTATAAGGGAAATATCCCAAAAATTTACGCATTCCGTTTTTTCTTTATGTTCCTCATCATCATCCCGGTGATTATTCCCTTCTATCTCTCACTTAATCTCAGCATGTCTCAAATCTTTATCCTGCAAGCGATTATGGGCTTTACCGTTGCAGTCTTCGAGGTCCCCTCAGGTTATTTATGTGATTTATGGGGAAGAAAGAAAACGATGCTACTAGGATCGTCATTAACGGCCATTGGATTTATCTACCTTATTTTTGCCACGACATATGAGCTTTTAATAATTCATGAGATCATCATTGGTATTGGTCTTAGTATGATTTCAGGATCAGATGTCTCGCTTCTCTACGACAGCCTCATTCAAGATGAACACTCTAGAGAAAATAGTTCTATCGCCTTATCTAATCTTCAATTTTCTTCAGCTCTTTCTGAAACTATCGCCTCTGTCGTTGGTGGATTACTAGTAAAGATCTCATTTTTTACTGTTATTACTACTCATGCTTTCTTTGCTTGTTTTCCTTTTTTTATAGCCTTAACACTAAAAGAGCCGCCATATCAAAAGATGGATAACAAGAGCCATAAAGAAAATACATTAAAAGTTCTTCGCCATATCTTTCAATCAGACAAACTTCTGACCCTCGTCTTTTTCAATCAAATAATTTGGGGACTTTCAACGTTTACGGCAGTTTGGATTTACCAAAAACATTGGAGCGATCACTCAATCGACCTCGCCTACTTCGGGATTCTTTGGGCCGCATATAATCTAACACATGGGCTTGTGAGTAAGAATGTTCACTTTTTTGAGAAAAGATTTGGGGCACCCTTTTTACTTGTTCTAATGGGCCTTCTACCAATTTGTGGATACTTTGGACTAGGTGCCCTTTCTGGGTGGTTTGGAGTTGCCGTAGGTTTTCTCTTTCAAGTGAGCAGAGGAATAACTCAAGTTATTTTAAAAGATGCTCTTAACTGGAGAACTCCATCAGAGTTTAGGGCCACCGCCAACTCTCTTGTTAGCTTATTCTTTAGACTAGGATTTTGCCTAATTGGTCCACTGACGGGTTATCTCATAGACAAACAGGGAATGAGCTTTGCTATGAATAGCCTAGCAGCTTTTTTCATTCTAGGCTTCTTAGTTTTTCTTATTCCTTTTATCAAAATGGTTAGAAATCAAATTCCTGAGACATAA